In Rubrobacter calidifluminis, a single genomic region encodes these proteins:
- a CDS encoding GMC family oxidoreductase encodes MRRYRDDEEVDLLIVGCGAGGGVLAQRLARAGWKIVVLDAGPFWDPDRDWVSDEKGSSHIYWTQKRIIGGEDPVEMGKNNSGRGVGGSMVHYAGYCPRFHPSDFETYTRDGVGADWPISYWDLRKHYEIVEAELPVAGQDWPWGDPHRYTFGPHPIGGAAEYAVRGAKKFGIEMRVGPVGITNGTFGNRPHCIYRGFCLQGCKVNAKASPLVTHVPDAIAHGAEIRADSMATRIETDGRGRVTGVVYVKDGRERFQRASAVAVAGYSIETPRLLLNSTSSRFPNGIGNGEDQVGRYVMVQGAPQVAGRFSETLRMYKAPPPEISSEQFYETDERRGFARGFSIQTVGPLPIGWSEHVLADGHWGGALREYMRDYNHWSVLGALCELLPQPENRVTLADEKDPYGMPVARFDHTLCENDKKNIEYAKRTMQAIWEYAGAQDVLTIDRYAHLIGGCRMGTSPENSVVDSDHRVWGVPNLLVADGSACPTQGSANPALTIMALSSRLAERLRRRKVDLSRPASTSVAGGG; translated from the coding sequence ATGCGCCGCTACCGGGATGATGAAGAGGTCGACCTCCTCATAGTCGGGTGCGGGGCCGGGGGCGGGGTGCTCGCCCAGCGGCTCGCGCGGGCCGGGTGGAAGATCGTGGTCCTCGACGCCGGTCCGTTCTGGGATCCCGACCGCGACTGGGTCTCCGACGAGAAAGGCTCCTCGCACATCTACTGGACCCAGAAGAGGATCATCGGCGGCGAGGATCCGGTCGAGATGGGCAAGAACAACTCGGGGAGGGGGGTGGGCGGCTCGATGGTCCACTACGCCGGCTACTGCCCGCGCTTCCACCCCTCGGACTTCGAGACCTATACCCGCGACGGGGTCGGGGCCGACTGGCCCATCTCCTACTGGGACCTCAGAAAGCACTACGAGATCGTCGAGGCCGAGCTGCCGGTCGCCGGTCAGGACTGGCCGTGGGGCGACCCGCACCGCTACACCTTCGGCCCCCACCCGATAGGCGGGGCGGCGGAGTACGCCGTCCGGGGGGCGAAGAAGTTCGGCATCGAGATGCGGGTCGGGCCCGTCGGAATCACCAACGGCACCTTCGGCAACCGGCCGCACTGCATCTACCGCGGGTTCTGCCTGCAGGGGTGCAAGGTCAACGCCAAGGCCAGCCCGCTCGTCACCCACGTTCCCGACGCGATAGCCCACGGCGCCGAGATAAGGGCGGATAGCATGGCGACCCGCATCGAGACCGACGGGCGGGGCCGGGTCACGGGCGTCGTCTACGTGAAGGACGGCCGCGAGCGCTTCCAGCGCGCCTCGGCCGTGGCCGTGGCCGGATACTCGATCGAGACGCCCCGGCTGCTGCTCAACTCCACCTCGAGCCGGTTCCCGAACGGGATCGGCAACGGCGAGGACCAGGTCGGGCGCTACGTGATGGTCCAGGGCGCACCGCAGGTCGCTGGGCGCTTCTCCGAGACATTGCGGATGTACAAGGCGCCGCCCCCTGAGATCTCCTCCGAACAGTTCTACGAGACCGACGAGCGCAGAGGATTTGCGCGGGGGTTCTCGATCCAGACCGTCGGACCACTGCCTATCGGATGGTCCGAGCACGTCTTGGCAGACGGCCACTGGGGAGGCGCTCTCAGGGAGTACATGCGCGACTACAACCACTGGAGCGTGCTCGGGGCGCTGTGCGAACTTCTGCCCCAGCCCGAGAACCGGGTCACGCTCGCCGACGAGAAAGACCCTTACGGGATGCCGGTCGCCCGCTTCGACCACACCCTCTGCGAGAACGACAAGAAGAACATCGAATACGCCAAGCGGACGATGCAGGCCATCTGGGAGTACGCCGGGGCGCAGGACGTGCTCACCATCGACCGCTACGCACACCTCATCGGCGGCTGCCGCATGGGCACCTCACCAGAGAACAGCGTGGTGGACTCCGACCACAGGGTCTGGGGGGTGCCGAATCTCCTCGTCGCCGACGGGAGCGCGTGCCCGACCCAGGGTTCGGCCAACCCCGCGCTCACGATCATGGCGCTCTCCTCGCGGCTGGCCGAGAGGCTCAGAAGGAGGAAGGTCGATCTTTCCCGGCCGGCGAGTACGTCTGTAGCAGGAGGAGGCTGA
- the fdh gene encoding formate dehydrogenase yields MGIRSFIPEWSVLRQAKSADRWGLGPAAQSRRQRDLEPRTRTADRVVQSVCPYCAVGCGQRVFVRDGKITQIEGDPASPISRGRLCPKGSASRSLVQSPTREYKVKYRRPYGTEWEELDLDTAMDMIADRVIKTREETWEDTDEEGRPLHRTLGFAHLGGATLDNEENYLIKKLFTALGAIQIENQARIUHSSTVPGLGTSFGRGGATTFQQDLANADSILIMGSNMAENHPVGFQWVMEAKLRGAKIMHVDPRFTRTSAVADLHVPIRAGTDIAFLGGIINYILENERYFRDYVVHYTNAPVIVNEEFADTEDLDGLFSGWDPEKGAYDTETWQYARTTVHGAAGQREQGGVTGEQAHYAQAGELGVEGEPPELDPTLEHPRCVFQILKKHFSRYTPEKVEEICGCPKERFLEVAETLCENSGRERTSAFCYAVGWTQHTHGVQNIRAASIIQLLLGNIGRPGGGILALRGHASIQGSTDIPTLYNILPGYLPMPHAHAHQDLDTYVERNAAKSGYWGNMRAYMVSLLKAYWGDAATAENDFCFDYLPRLTGDHSIYPALMGMIDGWCKGFFVMGENPAVGAANGKLQRLALANLDWLVVRDMTEVETASFWYDAPELETGELKTEEIKTEVFFLPAAAHTEKEGTFTNTQRLLQWRFKAVDPEGDCRSELWFMYHLGRKIREKLAGSDDPKDRPVLDLTWDYPTKGPHEEPDAEAVLREIGGWDENGDALPGYLPLKDDGSTACGCWIYAGVYADEVNQAARKKPYWEQESYVAPEWAWAWPMNRRIIYNRASADPEGRPWSERKKYVWWDEEKGRWTGYDVPDIAETKRPDYVPEEGAVAEDAIRGDKPFIMQADGRGWIYVPAGLTDGPLPTHYEPHESPFENALYSQQSNPVRQQFPRPDNPYNPSGSRVFPYVFTTYRLTEHHTAGGMTRTIGHLSELQPEMFCEVSPQLAREVGLENGGWATIVTARTAIEARVLVTDRIKPMKVQGRMVHQIGLPYHWGSKGLVTGDPANDLLALALDPNVHIGEYKAATCDIRPGRKPRGRALVELVEDYRRRAESHDGGGRR; encoded by the coding sequence TTGGGCATACGCAGCTTCATCCCGGAGTGGTCCGTGCTCCGGCAGGCGAAGAGTGCGGACAGGTGGGGGCTCGGGCCGGCGGCGCAGTCCCGGCGCCAGCGGGACCTCGAGCCGCGCACGCGGACGGCGGACCGGGTTGTCCAGTCGGTCTGTCCGTACTGCGCGGTCGGCTGCGGGCAGCGCGTCTTCGTCAGGGACGGGAAGATAACCCAGATCGAGGGTGACCCGGCGAGCCCCATCTCCCGCGGCAGGCTCTGCCCGAAGGGTTCTGCCTCGCGCAGCCTCGTGCAGAGCCCAACGCGCGAGTACAAGGTCAAGTACCGCAGGCCCTACGGCACAGAGTGGGAAGAGCTCGACCTCGATACGGCGATGGACATGATCGCCGACCGGGTCATAAAGACCCGCGAGGAGACCTGGGAAGATACCGACGAGGAAGGCCGCCCCCTGCACCGCACGCTGGGGTTCGCCCACCTCGGCGGGGCGACGCTGGACAACGAAGAGAACTACCTGATAAAGAAGCTCTTCACCGCGCTCGGCGCCATACAGATCGAGAACCAGGCCCGCATATGACACTCCTCCACGGTCCCGGGTCTCGGGACCTCGTTTGGTAGGGGCGGGGCGACCACCTTTCAGCAGGACCTCGCCAACGCGGACTCCATCCTGATCATGGGGTCCAACATGGCCGAGAACCACCCCGTGGGCTTCCAGTGGGTGATGGAGGCCAAGCTGCGGGGTGCGAAGATAATGCACGTCGACCCCCGCTTCACCCGTACGAGCGCGGTCGCCGACCTGCACGTCCCCATCCGTGCCGGCACCGACATCGCGTTCCTCGGCGGGATCATCAACTACATCCTCGAGAACGAGCGCTACTTCAGGGACTACGTCGTCCACTACACCAACGCGCCGGTGATCGTGAACGAAGAGTTCGCCGACACCGAAGACCTCGACGGGCTCTTCTCCGGATGGGACCCCGAGAAGGGCGCCTACGACACCGAGACCTGGCAGTACGCCAGAACTACCGTGCACGGCGCCGCCGGTCAGCGCGAGCAGGGCGGGGTGACCGGCGAGCAGGCGCACTACGCGCAGGCCGGAGAGCTGGGGGTCGAGGGGGAGCCGCCGGAGCTGGATCCCACGCTCGAACATCCCCGCTGCGTCTTCCAGATCCTGAAGAAACACTTCAGCCGCTACACCCCGGAGAAGGTCGAGGAGATCTGCGGCTGCCCGAAGGAGCGATTCCTGGAGGTCGCCGAGACCCTCTGCGAGAACTCCGGGCGCGAGAGGACCTCGGCGTTCTGCTACGCGGTCGGCTGGACCCAGCACACCCACGGGGTGCAGAACATCCGGGCGGCCTCGATCATCCAGCTGCTCCTCGGCAACATCGGGCGTCCGGGCGGGGGGATACTGGCCCTGCGGGGGCACGCCTCCATACAGGGCTCGACCGACATCCCCACCCTCTACAACATCCTCCCCGGCTACCTGCCGATGCCCCACGCCCACGCGCACCAGGACCTCGACACCTACGTCGAGCGCAACGCCGCAAAGAGCGGCTACTGGGGGAACATGCGCGCCTACATGGTGAGCCTGCTCAAGGCCTACTGGGGCGACGCCGCGACGGCCGAGAACGACTTCTGCTTCGATTATCTGCCGCGCCTCACGGGGGATCACTCGATCTACCCGGCGCTCATGGGCATGATCGACGGCTGGTGCAAGGGCTTCTTCGTGATGGGCGAGAACCCGGCCGTAGGTGCGGCCAACGGCAAGCTGCAGCGGCTGGCGCTCGCGAACCTCGACTGGCTCGTCGTGCGCGACATGACCGAGGTCGAGACGGCCTCCTTCTGGTACGACGCCCCCGAGCTCGAGACCGGGGAGCTCAAGACCGAGGAGATAAAGACCGAGGTCTTCTTCCTGCCGGCGGCGGCCCACACCGAGAAGGAGGGGACCTTCACCAACACCCAGCGCCTTCTGCAGTGGCGCTTCAAGGCCGTCGATCCCGAGGGCGACTGCCGCTCGGAGCTGTGGTTCATGTACCATCTCGGCCGGAAGATCCGCGAGAAGCTCGCCGGCTCCGACGACCCCAAAGACCGCCCGGTGCTCGACCTCACCTGGGACTACCCGACCAAAGGGCCGCACGAGGAGCCCGACGCGGAGGCCGTGCTGCGCGAGATCGGCGGCTGGGACGAGAACGGGGACGCCCTGCCGGGCTACCTGCCGCTCAAGGACGACGGCTCGACCGCGTGCGGCTGCTGGATCTACGCCGGCGTCTACGCCGACGAGGTGAACCAGGCCGCGCGCAAGAAGCCCTACTGGGAGCAGGAGAGCTACGTCGCCCCCGAGTGGGCGTGGGCGTGGCCGATGAACCGCAGGATCATCTACAACCGTGCCTCGGCCGACCCCGAGGGCAGACCCTGGTCGGAGCGTAAGAAGTACGTCTGGTGGGACGAGGAGAAGGGGAGGTGGACCGGCTACGACGTGCCGGACATCGCCGAGACCAAGCGCCCCGACTACGTCCCCGAGGAGGGGGCCGTCGCCGAGGACGCCATCCGCGGCGACAAGCCGTTCATCATGCAAGCCGACGGGCGCGGCTGGATCTACGTGCCCGCCGGGCTCACCGACGGGCCGCTCCCCACCCACTACGAGCCGCACGAGTCCCCGTTCGAGAACGCGCTCTACTCCCAGCAGTCGAACCCGGTGCGCCAGCAGTTCCCGCGCCCGGACAACCCCTACAACCCTTCGGGGTCGCGGGTCTTCCCGTACGTCTTCACCACCTACCGGCTCACCGAACACCACACCGCCGGCGGGATGACCCGTACCATCGGGCACCTCTCCGAGCTGCAGCCGGAGATGTTCTGCGAGGTCTCCCCGCAGCTCGCGCGCGAGGTCGGGCTCGAGAACGGCGGCTGGGCGACGATCGTCACCGCGCGCACCGCCATAGAGGCGCGGGTGCTCGTCACCGACCGCATCAAGCCGATGAAGGTGCAGGGGAGGATGGTGCACCAGATCGGTCTGCCCTACCACTGGGGCAGCAAGGGGCTCGTGACGGGGGACCCGGCCAACGACCTGCTCGCCCTGGCGCTCGACCCCAACGTCCACATCGGCGAGTACAAGGCCGCGACCTGCGACATCCGGCCCGGCCGGAAGCCTCGGGGCCGCGCGCTCGTCGAGCTCGTCGAGGACTACCGGCGCCGCGCGGAGAGCCACGACGGAGGAGGCAGACGTTGA
- a CDS encoding PPC domain-containing DNA-binding protein, whose protein sequence is MKARQVHEQRGQRTFVLAFEPGEEVVEGITDFAKENRLDAASLTAIGAFSRATLGYFDVERKEYEEIPVEEQVEVLSLVGDIALSGEEPNLHAHAVVGRRDGSTRGGHLIRGYARPILEVTVIESPEHLRRRTDPETGLALLSPR, encoded by the coding sequence ATGAAGGCGAGACAGGTGCACGAACAGCGAGGGCAGAGGACCTTCGTCCTCGCCTTCGAGCCGGGCGAGGAGGTCGTCGAGGGGATCACGGACTTCGCGAAGGAGAACCGGCTCGACGCGGCGAGCCTCACCGCGATAGGGGCCTTCTCACGGGCCACTTTGGGCTACTTCGACGTGGAGAGGAAGGAATATGAGGAGATCCCGGTCGAAGAGCAGGTCGAGGTGCTCTCGCTCGTGGGGGACATCGCGCTCTCCGGAGAGGAGCCCAACCTGCACGCCCACGCGGTCGTCGGGCGGCGGGACGGATCGACCCGCGGGGGACACCTCATCCGGGGGTACGCGAGGCCGATCCTGGAGGTCACCGTCATCGAGTCTCCGGAGCACCTCAGGCGCCGGACGGACCCCGAGACCGGCCTGGCCCTGCTGAGCCCACGGTAG
- a CDS encoding FAD-binding and (Fe-S)-binding domain-containing protein produces the protein MTETTREGYRRLSQRQRLNLNTLALQAELRERVRGEVRFDAGTRAAYAHDSSNYRQVPFGVVLPLDEEDVIEAVRVCHRHGAPVLPRGCGTSLSGETTNAAVVLDTSKYMREILEVNPDEGCAWVQPGVVRDQLSEMTQQRYDMFFAPDTSTHQWATFGGMIGNNSCGVHSVMAGRTSDNVYELDVVLYDGTRMTLGETSDGEFERVIREGGRKGEIYQKLRDLRDRYAGLIRERYPQIPRRVSGYNLDELLPEKGFNTARAVVGSEGTLVTILRAKVRLVHSPPARTLLVLGYPTIFDAGDHVPEVMEQGPIGLEAIDDALIEDMKLQNMHHEDLKLLPEGGGWLLAEFGGESPEESQEKARRAMEAIRRSDNPPEMKVFADPTEAQEVWGIREDGLGATAYVPGSGDYWEGWEDAAVPPERMGDYLRDFRALLDRYDYRTALYGHFGDGCIHCRINFDLKTAGGIRKWRAFLDEAADLVVSYGGSLSGEHGDGQARAELLPKMYGEELMEAFREYKRIWDPDWKMNPGKVIDAYPITSNLRHGTDYNPYNPDHLYFSYPEDGGSFAHATMRCVGVGKCRDIETGTMCPSYMVTREEEHSTRGRARLLHEMLRGKGPITDGFKSREVFDALDLCLSCKGCKGDCPVNVDMATYKAEFLARYYKGRLRPAYAYTMGLIMLHARIAQYAPRLANFVTQTPGISALVKRLGGIAAEREMPPFATRTFKDWMRERTPRHPDGPPVVLFPDTFNNFLHPETMKASVEVLEHAGYRVLVPQEALCCGRPLYDYGMLDTAKTFLRRLVDTLAPYVREGIKVVVVEPSCAAAFRDELPNMMPHDEDANRLVKNTRTLSEFLVEEDYVPPRLGRKALFHSHCQGEAVIGTQADVELMERLGLDYEVLDSGCCGLAGSFGFERDHYDISMQIGERRLLPAVREAGGETLLIADGFSCKTQVEQGTDRRPLHLAQVIKMALDHGEEGPPRGTYPERGYPDVVLDGGGANPKALAAAGGIAAAAAIAWGLRRRA, from the coding sequence ATGACCGAGACCACGAGAGAAGGTTACAGGCGCCTGAGTCAGCGTCAGCGCCTCAACCTGAACACGCTGGCGCTACAGGCCGAGCTGCGCGAGCGGGTGCGGGGCGAGGTGCGCTTCGACGCCGGCACCCGCGCCGCCTACGCCCACGACTCCTCCAACTACCGGCAGGTCCCCTTCGGGGTGGTGCTGCCGCTCGACGAGGAGGACGTCATCGAGGCGGTCAGGGTCTGCCACCGCCACGGCGCTCCGGTCCTGCCGAGAGGCTGCGGCACCAGCCTCTCCGGCGAGACGACCAACGCCGCCGTGGTCCTGGACACCTCCAAGTACATGCGCGAGATACTCGAGGTCAACCCCGACGAGGGGTGCGCCTGGGTGCAGCCGGGGGTGGTCCGCGACCAGCTCTCGGAGATGACCCAGCAGCGCTACGACATGTTCTTCGCCCCGGATACTTCCACCCACCAGTGGGCGACCTTCGGCGGCATGATCGGCAACAACTCCTGCGGGGTGCACTCGGTGATGGCCGGGAGGACCTCGGACAACGTCTACGAGCTCGACGTCGTCCTCTACGACGGCACCAGGATGACCCTCGGCGAGACCAGCGACGGGGAGTTCGAGCGGGTGATCCGCGAGGGCGGCAGGAAGGGTGAGATCTACCAGAAGCTGAGAGACCTTCGCGACCGCTACGCTGGACTGATCCGGGAGCGCTATCCGCAGATCCCACGCCGGGTCTCGGGGTACAACCTGGACGAGCTTTTGCCCGAGAAGGGCTTCAACACCGCGCGGGCGGTGGTCGGGAGCGAGGGGACGCTGGTTACGATCCTCCGGGCGAAGGTGCGCCTGGTGCACAGCCCGCCCGCGCGGACGCTGCTCGTTCTCGGATACCCCACGATCTTCGACGCCGGGGACCACGTGCCGGAGGTGATGGAGCAGGGGCCGATCGGGCTCGAGGCGATAGACGATGCCCTCATCGAGGACATGAAGCTGCAGAACATGCACCACGAGGACCTCAAGCTGCTACCCGAGGGGGGCGGGTGGCTCCTCGCGGAGTTCGGCGGTGAGAGCCCCGAGGAGAGCCAGGAGAAGGCCCGCCGGGCGATGGAGGCCATCCGCCGCTCCGATAACCCGCCGGAGATGAAGGTCTTCGCGGACCCCACCGAGGCGCAGGAGGTCTGGGGTATCCGGGAGGACGGGCTCGGGGCCACCGCCTACGTGCCCGGCTCGGGTGATTACTGGGAGGGCTGGGAGGACGCGGCGGTCCCACCCGAGAGGATGGGCGACTACCTGCGCGACTTCCGGGCCCTTCTGGACAGATACGACTACAGAACCGCCCTCTACGGGCACTTCGGCGACGGGTGTATCCACTGCCGGATCAACTTCGACCTCAAGACCGCCGGGGGGATCAGGAAGTGGCGGGCTTTTCTGGACGAGGCGGCGGACCTCGTCGTCTCCTACGGCGGCTCGCTCTCCGGCGAGCACGGCGACGGTCAGGCACGCGCCGAGCTGCTGCCGAAGATGTACGGCGAGGAACTGATGGAGGCCTTCCGGGAGTACAAGCGGATCTGGGACCCGGACTGGAAGATGAACCCGGGGAAGGTCATAGACGCCTACCCGATAACCAGCAACCTCCGCCACGGCACCGACTACAACCCCTACAACCCGGACCACCTCTACTTCTCCTACCCCGAGGACGGCGGTTCGTTCGCCCACGCGACGATGCGCTGCGTCGGGGTGGGCAAGTGCCGTGACATAGAGACGGGTACTATGTGTCCCTCCTACATGGTCACCAGGGAGGAGGAGCACTCCACCCGCGGGCGGGCGCGGCTGCTGCACGAGATGCTGCGGGGGAAGGGGCCGATCACCGACGGCTTCAAGAGCAGGGAGGTCTTCGACGCGCTGGATCTGTGCCTCTCGTGCAAGGGGTGCAAGGGGGACTGCCCGGTCAACGTGGATATGGCGACCTACAAGGCGGAGTTTCTCGCCCGCTACTACAAGGGGCGTCTGCGCCCGGCGTACGCCTACACGATGGGGCTCATCATGCTCCACGCGCGCATCGCGCAGTACGCCCCGCGCCTGGCCAATTTCGTAACCCAGACCCCAGGGATAAGCGCCCTCGTCAAGAGGCTCGGCGGGATCGCCGCCGAGCGCGAGATGCCCCCCTTCGCGACCCGGACCTTCAAGGACTGGATGAGGGAGCGCACGCCGCGCCACCCCGACGGGCCGCCCGTGGTGCTCTTCCCCGACACGTTCAACAACTTTTTGCACCCTGAGACGATGAAGGCCTCGGTGGAGGTGCTGGAGCATGCCGGATACCGGGTGCTCGTGCCGCAGGAGGCGCTCTGCTGCGGCCGGCCGCTCTACGACTACGGGATGCTCGATACGGCCAAGACGTTCCTGCGGCGGCTGGTCGACACCCTCGCCCCGTACGTGCGGGAGGGGATCAAGGTGGTCGTCGTGGAGCCGAGCTGCGCCGCGGCCTTCCGCGACGAGCTGCCGAACATGATGCCCCACGACGAGGACGCGAACCGCCTGGTCAAGAATACCCGCACGCTGAGCGAGTTCCTCGTCGAGGAGGACTACGTCCCGCCGAGGCTCGGCCGCAAGGCGCTCTTCCACAGCCACTGCCAGGGGGAGGCGGTGATCGGGACCCAGGCCGACGTGGAGCTGATGGAGAGGCTGGGGCTCGACTACGAGGTTCTCGACTCCGGCTGCTGCGGGCTCGCGGGGTCCTTCGGCTTCGAGCGCGACCACTACGACATCTCGATGCAGATCGGGGAGAGGAGGCTCCTTCCGGCCGTCCGCGAGGCCGGGGGCGAGACGCTGCTCATCGCCGACGGCTTCTCCTGCAAGACGCAGGTCGAGCAGGGGACCGACCGTCGGCCGCTGCACCTCGCGCAGGTCATAAAGATGGCCCTCGATCATGGCGAGGAGGGTCCGCCGCGGGGAACCTACCCGGAGAGGGGCTACCCGGACGTGGTGCTCGACGGAGGGGGCGCGAACCCGAAGGCGCTCGCCGCGGCCGGGGGGATCGCCGCTGCGGCCGCGATAGCCTGGGGTCTGAGGAGGAGGGCGTAG
- a CDS encoding enolase C-terminal domain-like protein produces MSPEVEVETLEVSAYTVPTDSPESDGTLEWDSTTMVLVEVSGGGERGLGYTYGDVSVGNFVGSKLKGVAEGSDAMNPPAVWKEMHSAIRNAGRPGVGAMAISAVDIALWDLKAKLLGLPLADVLPRFHERVPVYGSGGFTSYTLERLQEQLGGWASEGIPRVKMKVGRKPEEDPERVRAAREAIGDGVELLVDANGAYSRKQALYWAGWFAGEGITYLEEPVSSEDREGMRMLRDHGPAGLAIAAGEYEWTLPQLFDLAGCVDILQADVTRCGGITSLLRADGICKGYQIPFSAHCAPAVSAHACCAMETLLHLEYFHDHVRIERMLFEGALEPAGGYLRPDPSRPGLGLELRRSEAEKYAA; encoded by the coding sequence ATGTCACCGGAGGTTGAGGTAGAGACCCTCGAGGTCTCCGCCTACACCGTGCCGACCGACTCTCCGGAGTCGGACGGGACCCTCGAGTGGGACTCGACGACCATGGTCCTGGTCGAGGTTTCCGGGGGTGGCGAGAGGGGGCTCGGGTACACCTACGGCGACGTCTCGGTCGGAAATTTCGTGGGGTCGAAGCTGAAAGGGGTGGCCGAGGGTTCGGACGCGATGAACCCGCCCGCCGTCTGGAAGGAGATGCACTCTGCGATCCGCAACGCCGGGCGACCCGGGGTGGGGGCGATGGCGATCTCCGCGGTGGACATAGCGCTCTGGGATCTCAAGGCTAAGCTGCTCGGCCTCCCGCTCGCCGACGTCTTGCCCCGCTTCCACGAGCGGGTCCCGGTCTACGGCAGCGGTGGGTTCACCTCCTACACGCTCGAGAGGCTGCAGGAGCAGCTCGGCGGGTGGGCCTCCGAAGGCATCCCGCGGGTGAAGATGAAGGTGGGCAGAAAGCCGGAGGAGGATCCGGAGAGGGTGAGGGCGGCGCGGGAGGCGATCGGGGACGGGGTAGAGCTCCTCGTCGACGCCAACGGCGCCTACTCCCGCAAGCAGGCGCTCTACTGGGCCGGGTGGTTCGCCGGGGAGGGGATCACCTACCTCGAGGAGCCGGTCTCCTCCGAGGATCGAGAGGGGATGAGGATGCTGCGCGACCACGGGCCCGCGGGGCTCGCGATAGCCGCCGGGGAGTACGAGTGGACCCTGCCGCAGCTCTTCGATCTCGCAGGATGCGTGGACATCCTGCAGGCGGACGTGACCCGCTGCGGCGGGATCACGAGTTTGCTCAGGGCCGACGGCATCTGCAAGGGGTATCAGATACCCTTCTCCGCCCACTGCGCCCCGGCCGTCTCGGCCCACGCCTGCTGTGCGATGGAGACGCTCTTGCACCTGGAGTACTTCCACGACCACGTGCGCATCGAGCGGATGCTCTTCGAGGGGGCCCTCGAGCCCGCCGGCGGCTATCTCCGGCCTGACCCATCGCGGCCGGGTCTCGGGCTCGAGCTCAGGAGGTCCGAGGCTGAGAAGTACGCTGCGTGA